A window of Thiocapsa bogorovii genomic DNA:
CGTATCATCAGGATTACTACCGCCGTAACCCGAGTCAGGGCTACTGCCAGGTCGTGATATCGCCGAAGCTCGCCAAGCTCAGGGCGCGTCATGCGGCACTCCTGGTCGAGTGATCTCGGTCGACGAATCGGCACGCTCGGCGCAGGATAGAGCCATGCCCGCGTACGCCATTCGACTCATCACCCTCGACCTGGACGATACCGTCTGGCCCTGCGTGCCCGTGATCCAGGCCGCCGAAGAGGTCTTCCACGATTGGCTGCGTCGGCATGCCCCGCGTCTGGCCGAGGCCCACGATCTGGCGAGCATGCGCCGTCACCGTCGCGAGTTGATGGACGCCATGCCCGAGATCGCGCATGACCTGGGTCAGATCCGCCGCCGCTCGCTGGCCATGCTGCTTGAGTCGTTCGACTATGCGGTCGGATTGGCCGAGGAGGCGATGGCGTTGTTCGACGAGCATCGCAATCGGGTCGAGCCCTTCGACGACGTCTCTCCGGTGCTGCGGACGCTTTCGGAGCGCTATCGCTTGGTTTCGCTCACCAACGGCACCGCCAATCCCGAGGCGACACCGCTGCGAGGGCTTTTCGAGCACAGCATCACGGCAGCCGATGCGGGTGCCTCCAAGCCCCATCCGGCGCTCTTCATGCGCGCGCTCGAGCATGCCGGCTGTGCGCCGAGCGAGTGCCTGCACATCGGCGACGACCCCCTGATGGATGTCGAAGGGGCGCGCGCGGTCGGGATCACTGCGGTTTGGGTCAATCGCTATGGGCGGACCTGGCCGGACGATCTGGCGCCGCCGACGCTAACCGTGACCACGCTCCATCAACTCCTGGATTGGCTCGACGCCGAGCCGCGGCCCGACCCGAGGTAAGCACGCATGGATTTCGATCTCCTGGCCAACGATGGACTGGCCCGGCGCGGCCGTTTGCGCTTTGCGCGCGGGACGGTCGAGACCCCCGCCTTCATGCCTGTCGGGACCTATGGGACCGTCAAGGCCATGACTCCGGAGGAGCTGACCGATCTCGGCGCCGAGATCGTGCTCGGCAACACCTTCCATCTGATGCTGCGTCCCGGCACCGAGATCATTCGACGCTGTGGGGATCTGCACGGCTTCATGCACTGGGAGCGGCCCATCCTCACGGACTCGGGCGGATTCCAGGTCTTCAGCTTGGGCGCACTGCGCAAGATCACGGAGGAGGGCGTGCGTTTCCGCTCGCCGGTCGACGGCAGTCCGGTCTTTCTGAGCCCCGAGATCTCGATGCAGGTGCAGCGCGCGCTCGGCTCCGACATTGTCATGATCTTCGACGAGTGCACGCCTTATCCTGCCGACGAGGCGCACGCGCGCGCCTCGATGGCGCTCTCGCTGCGCTGGGCGGCACGCTCGCGCGAGGCTCATGGCGACAATCCCTCGGCCCTCTTCGGCATCGTTCAGGGCGGCATGCACGAGGGACCGCGCGGCGAATCCTTGGACGGGCTCATGACCATCGGCTTCGACGGCTATGCCGTGGGCGGCTTGTCGGTCGGCGAAACGGAGGCGGAGCGGCTGCGCATCCTCGATTTTCTCAGCGACAAGCTGCCGCAGGATCGCCCACGCTATTTGATGGGTGTGGGCACGCCGGAGGACATCGTCGCCGCCGTCGGTCGCGGCATCGACATGTTCGACTGTGTTCTGCCCACCCGCAACGCTCGCAACGGCGACCTCTTTACGCACCAAGGCAAGGTCCGGATCCGCAATGCCGCGAATCGCACCGACGAGGGTCCGTTGGATCCGCTCTGCGATTGCTACTGCTGCCGCCATTACAGCCGCGCCTACCTGCACCACTTGGACAAGTGCAAAGAGATCCTTGGGGCTCGGCTGCAGACGATCCATAATCTTCACTACTACCAGACCCTGATGCGCGGTCTGCGCGAGGCCATCGCCGCAGGCCGCTACACCGACTTCGTCCGCGAGTTCGAGGCATTGCGCGCAACACCCGATCCGGCATGATCCCGGCATGATCCAAGACGCGTCCTTCCGAGGCCAAGGTGCGCGGCGACGTCGGGCCGATCTCGAAACCATGCCCGACGCAATCGACGCGTCTTCCCCGACGCTGCAACTTGCTCCGCGCTATGCCATAATCCGACGCCGAGTTTTCCGGAGGTTGTGTGGCCTTTGCGGTCCCGTCCTCGTCCTAAACCGCCGGATCGCAACCGAGCGATCCCCAGACCATAGGCACTGAATAGATGAGCTTCCTGATCTCCGATGCCGTCGCTCAAGGCGAGGCCGCCGCCGGTGCGGGTGACCCCTTTCTGGCACTGCTCCCGCTGGTGTTGTTTGCGGTCGTCTTCTACTTTCTCCTTATCCGTCCGCAGTCCAAGCGCCAGAAGGAGCATCGCAAGATGGTGGAGTCCTTGGCGAAGGGTGACGAGGTCGTCACCATCGGCGGGATCGCCGGGCGGATCGCCGAGATCGGGGACAACTTTGCGCTGCTCGACATTGCCGACGGTGTTGCGGTGAAGATCCGGCGCAGCTCGGTCGAGTCCGTGATGCCGAAAGGAACCCTGAAAGACCTGTAAACCCTTCGCCCGCACCTCGGCCGCGGTGCCTCGGGCGCCGCGGCGTCTTGACCGGATTCCTCCGGCTCAGGGCGCGGGCGCCCTCCTTGGCGCCGGCCGGTGTCCGGCCCATCCCCGATCGCGCCCGCTGTTGCGACTGGAATTGCAATGAACCAATACCCCTTGTGGAAGAATCTCCTGATCCTGGGCATCATCCTCGGCGCCTTGCTCCTTGCGGTTCCGAACCTCTTTTCTCAGGACCCGTCGATCGAGATCACCGCCGCGCGCGGCTCCGAGGTGACCGAGGCGAGTCTCGCCGAGGTGCGTGCCGCACTCGAAACCGCCGATGTCCCCGTGAAGGACATCGAGATGCGCGAAGGCGGCAAGCTGCTGGTGCGTTTCGCCTCCTCGGGCGCTCAGCTGGCGGGGCAGGATGCGATCGAGCGGACCCTCTCGGAGCGTTACCGCACCGCGTTGACCTTGTCGGCAGACCTGCCCGGCTGGGTGCGGTTTCTCGGCCTCAACCCCATGTCGATGGGTCTCGATCTGCGCGGCGGCATCCATGTCGTGATCGACGTGGACATGGAAGCGGCCCTCGACCAAGCGCTCGAGCGCTATGTCGGCGACATCCGCACCGAGCTGCGCGACCGCAAGATCCGCTACTTGACCGTTGCGCGCGAGGGCTCTCGCATCCTGATCAAATTCAACGATGCGGCGATGCGTGACGATGCTCAGCGGGCGCTGAACAACGAGTTCCGGGATCTCGATATCCAACCACTCGACGAAGGCGGCGATTTCGTCATCGCTGCGAGCTTGCCCCCGGCCCAGCAAGAGGAGGTCCGCTCTTTCGCCCTGCAGCAGAACATCACGACCCTGCGCAACCGCGTGAATGCGCTCGGTGTCGCAGAGCCCAGCATTGCCCGGCAGGGCGATCGCCGCATCGTGGTCCAATTGCCGGGCGCGCAGGACCCCGGGCGATTGAAAGAGCTGCTGGGTGCGACCGCGACGCTCGAATATCGCCTCGTCGATACCGAGCACAGCGTCGCCGATGCCCTCGATGGCCGTGTTCCGGTCGGCAGCCGGCTCTATCGCGAGCGCGACGGCACGCCGATCCTGCTCAATCGTCGGGTTATCGTGACCGGCGATCAGATCACCGATGCCTCCGCCGGCTTCGACAGCCAGAGCGGGAGCCCCGCGGTCTTCGTCAACCTGGACGGGCAGGGCGCCCGGCGCATGCGGGATGTCACGACCGAGAACGTCGGCAAGCCGATGGCCGTGGTCTTTATCGAGAACGTGACCACCACCGAGGTTGTCGACGGGGAGGCGGTCAAGCGAACTCGCAAGGTCGAGGAGGTCATCAGCGTTGCGACCATTCGCGAGCCCTTCGGGCGCCGTTTTCAGACCACCGGATTGGACAGCAGCAACGAGGCGCACAATCTAGCGCTGTTGCTGCGCTCGGGCGCCTTGGCGGCCCCGATCCAGATCGTCGAGGAGCGCACCATCGGTCCCAGCCTCGGACAGGACAACATCGACCAGGGCTTCCTGTCGGTCATGATCGGTCTCGGGCTGGTATTGGTCTTCATGGCGCTCTACTACCGCGTCTTCGGGCTGGTAGCGAACGTCGTCCTGGTGGTGAATCTCGTGATGATCGTCGCGATCCTCTCGATGCTCCAGGCCACGCTGACCTTGCCCGGGATCGCCGGCATCGTGCTGACCGTCGGTATGGCGGTCGATGCAAACGTTCTGATTTACGAGCGAATACGCGAGGAGATCCGCAACGGCAGCACGCCCCAGGCGAGCATCCACGCCGGATTCGACAAGGCGCTTTCGACCATCGTCGATGCGAACGTCACGACACTCATTGCGGCCGTCGTGCTCTTTAGCTTCGGCACCGGACCGATCAAGGGGTTTGCCGTCACGCTCTTCATCGGGATTCTGACCTCGATGTTCACGGCAATCTTCGGGTCTCGCGCCATTATCAATCTGATCTACGGCGGCCGGCGCGTGAAGAAGTTGGCGATTTGAACCGCGCTCTCGGGTGGTGCTCGATACCCCGGCGCCTGGTGCGCCGTCGAGGCCGCCCGAAGTTTCGGTGTCGCGCGGTTCAAGTGAAAACGGGATAAAGACTTCAATCGCGTTTCTCTCCGAAGCTCGGGGATGAATTTCTAGCCGTTCGCACGCTGAACCGGTGCACGCCGCGCCGAACGCGATTGAACCAATGACGATCTCAATTCAGGGCGCTCGATGTCCAGAGCGCCCTAAACCAAGGGCGATTCGATGAGAGACCTGAGTGTCATCAATGAGCTGAATATCGATTTCATGGGTATTCGCCGCCCCGCGGTGATCTTATCCGGGGTCGTGCTGCTGCTGTGTATATTGGCCATGGTGATCCGTGGCTTCAATCTCGGATTGGACTTCACCGGTGGCACCGTCCTTGAGGTGGGCTACCAAAATCCGGCCGAGCTCAGCGATGTCCGAGCGGCACTCGAGGCGAAGGGCTTCACGGGTGCAACCGTCCAGCACTTCGGCACGCGCAGCGACGTCTTGATTCGTCTGGCCCCGGAGGCAGGCGAGGAGGCGAGTGCCGAGCTGAGCGATAGCGTGTTCCAGGCATTGAGCGAAGCGGTCGGAGGGCAGGTCGAGCTGCGTCGAGTCGAATTCGTCGGGCCTCAGGTCGGCGAGGAGCTTCGTGAGCAGGGCGGACTCGCGGTCCTCTTCGCGCTGATCGGTATCCTGGTTTATGTCGCCTTGCGCTTCGAGTGGCGCTTCGCGGTGGGTGCGGTCGTTGCCATTGTGCACGACGTCATCTTCACTGTCGGGATGTTTGCACTCTTTCAGATCCCCTTCGATCTGACCGTCCTCGCCGCCGTACTCGCGGTCATTGGCTACTCACTGAACGACACCATCGTCATCTTCGACCGCATCCGCGAGAATTTCCGCCGGATACGCAAGGGAACGGTCATCGACATCACAAATGTCTCGATCAACCAAACCTTGTCGCGGACCGTGGTGACCTCGGGGACCACTCTGCTCGTGCTCATCGCGCTCTATATCTTCGGCGGCGAGGCGCTCAATGGTTTCTCGCTGGCGCTCATCATCGGCGTCGTCGTCGGTACCTATTCGACTATCTTCGTGGCCACGGCGGCCGTGATCTTCCTCGGGGTGAGTCGCGCCGATCTCCTTCCGGTTCCCAAGGAAGGGGCCGACGCGGGCAGCAGCCTGCCTTAGGATGCGGCGTATCAAGCATGTCCGCTTTGCTTGCTGTTCAGCCGCTTGAGCGGCTGAACAGATGCCTCACGCAGCCGATTCACTCGGCTGTCTCAAGGTTCCAGCGGCCGCTCGAACTTCTCGTGGTTGAGCACCGCGACATCGGACACGAACACGGTGAGGTGATAGCCCTGGCCGATCAGTGCGTCCAGGTCATCAAGCAGGTCGGACATGCGATCGGGAGGCAGAATGACCTTCAGAAGGAGGTTCGTGTCGACCTCCAGGTTACCCGACTGTAAACCGTCGGAACCCGCGCCGCGTGCGCGCAGCAGCGTATAGCCGCTTGCACCGCGGCGACTCACCGCGGCGACGAGGCGGTGTTCGAGCACGTCGGTGGTGATGACGGTGACGAGTTTTTCAGGGACAAGGCGGTGCATCTGGATAGACTCCTGCGACTTGCGATGTGACAGTCCGACGGGACACGAGGGTTGCCGTGCCGCGTGCGTCGATCAGGCCCCGCCGGCCAACAGCAGAGCCAGTTGGTGATAGATCGGGATGCCGAAGACGACGTTGAACGGGAAGGTCACGCCGAGCGACAAGGTCAGATAGAACGACGGATTGGCCTCGGGTATCGCCAGGCGCATCGCGGGCGGGACGGCGATGTAGGACGCGCTTGCGCCCAGTACCCCGACCAGCGTTGTGCCGCCGACACCGAAACCGAGCATCAGGTGTCCGACCAGCACGCCGATGACACCGCCGATCAGCGGCATGACCAGCCCGAAGGCCACGAGAGCCCATCCGACGCGCCGGAAGTCGGCGAAGCGCCGCCCCGCCTCGAGCCCCATCTCCAGCAGGAAGAGGCAGAGCATTCCCATGAAGATATCGGTGGTGAAGGGGTGCAGCGACTCCATCGCCTTCGGGTTCGCGATGGCACCGATCAGCATCGACCCGATCAGGAGCACCACGCTGCCGTTCGTGAAGGCATCGCGCAGGATTTCGGCAAGATGGCCTTCACCCCGCTCGGCGGGCGCGGCGCTGCGGTTCGGGTCGGTCTTGGCGGCGCGCCCGCGACTCCAACTCGCCAGCAAAAGACCGACGACGATGGCCGGAGACTCCATGATCGCGAGCATGATCAGTGGATAGCGCTCGTAGTCGATCCCTTGGCTGCCGAGGAAGGCGATTGCGGTGAGGAAGGTGCCGGCGCTGACCGAGCCGTAATGCGCGGCGATCGCGGCGGCATCGAGCGGACCGACTCGACGCGTCGCGAGCAACAGCCCGAAGCCGATGATCGGCAGCAGGAGTCCGAGCAGCAGCGCCCAGACCACCGCCGCCAGGGCCTCGCCGAGATCCGCCCTCGCCAATTCCACGCCGCCGTGCAGGCCGATCGAGACCAGAAGGTAAATGGAGAGGATCTTCGCCAGATCGGGCGGAAAGCGCAGATCGGATTTGATCAGGCGTGCGATGAAACCGAGTGCGAAGAAGAGTACGGCCGGGATCAACAGGTTGGAAAACGCCGACATCATGACTCCGTGGTCCCGGAATGGGAGCTTGGACGATCGGAACTCTCGACACAGCTTCGCGCCGCGCAGGGTTGGTTAGATCATAATCCTAGATCCGGCAGTTGACCGCTTCGTGCCGCATGCAAGGGTTTGACGTTGTTGAGCATCATGGTCATCTGATGCCTCACCCGCCGGGTGGCGGCCGCTACGACCCCTGGAGCACGTCCCGCGCGGCGCCCGACCGCGTTGCAACTCGTTGTCGTAGAACCACTACGACGCCTCGTTGCGCCTTGCCGGACACCACGCGGGACGCACTCCAGGGGCCGTTCAACTGCCGGATCTAGGATAATCCGAAATCCGGCAGTTGACCGCTGCGTGTTTTATGCAAGGCTCGGGTCGGCCGGGACAGGGCACTGCCGACGGGCGCGAGGATCGGGATGCTCTGCCTGCTCCCGCTCGGAGCGCACCCTGACTAGCGGTAGGGGCGCAGATACCACCACTCGAAGCCGAGCTTCATCCAGTGGAAGAACCGTGTCGAGGGCAGCACCCAGTTGTTCTTTTCGGTTCGCGCGACCAGCATGCCCGTATCGTTGGCGTCGACGATGCAGACCAGCTCGACCTTGAAGGTCTCGCTCGGCGCGCGGCCCTGCAACTCTGCGAGCAGATTCTTCACCGCCGCGCGGGCCTGCAGGTCCGCCATGTGGGCCTGTTTGGGCATCCAGTCCGGACCGGGAAAACTGCCCGAATCGCCCGCGACATAGACCCGCTCGTAGCCGGGGACACGGCAATGGGCATCAGCCTGCAGGAGTCCGCCCGGCGAGCGCGGAAGATCGGTATTGTCGAACCAGGTGTTGCCCGTCATGCCCGGCATGAAGAGGATGAGATCAGCGTCGAATTCGCCGGCCTCGGTCGTCACCTTCGACTCCGAGAACGACTTGAGCTTGTGGCCCAGATGGGTCTCGATCCCGCGCCGCTTCATCTCGGCAAGGATGCCGTCGACCGCCTTCGGGCCAAGCCGGTTGCCGGGTCGCTCTGCCGGGGTGAAGAAGTGCAGGCGGAAGCGGTCGCGACGCCCTTCCTTGCGCAGTTGGCTGTCCATCCCAAAGATGAACTCGAAGATGGGTCCGCCGCGCATCGAGCTCGGCTCGTTGGGGTTTCCCGCAAAGCCCATGGCGATGCTGCCGCCGTCCATCGCCTTGACCCGATCCCGGATCGCCTCCGCGGCAGCGATGCCCTCGCAAGGCGTGATGGCGTGCTCGATGCCGGGGAGCTTCTTGATGAAACGCCCGCCGCTGCCGATGACGAGTCCGTCGTTTTCGACCGGACCGGCGGTGGTTTCGAGCGTGCGCCCGTCCGGGCTCAGGCCGGTCGCCTCTCCGGCGAGATGGCGCACGCGCATCCGCTTGAAGAAGGGGCGCAGATCGATGCGCAGATCCTCGCCGCTGCGGATCCCGCAGGGGACCCAGATGAGGCCCGGGTAGTAGATGAACTCGGCCTTGTTGCTGACGAGCGTGATCTCGGCGTCGGGGGCGGTCCGTCGGATGCTTTGAACGGCCGTGAGGCCGGCGAATCCGGAACCGACGATGGTGATGCGATGCATGGATGACTCCGGTGACCCTTAAACCGCGCCCTGCGCGGTATGCGTCGTTGTTGGATGGGATCGGCCTCGGCCGACTTGACGAGCGTTGAATCCGGCGCGGTTTGGACGGTTCATAAGGATGCGTTGGATTGTATACCGATCCGGCAGTGAGACCGGGACAAGTGGACACGCATCGGGAGTGGGCTTCGGATCGGGCGCGCCGCCGCGATCTATCGGCTCGACTCCAGCAGCGGCTCCAAGACCGGCCAGACATTGTCGAGTATCCGCGGCTGCGCCTCGGCGGTCGGGTGCAGCCCGTCGGCCTGCATCAGATCCCAATTCTCGGCCACTCCGGCGAGTAGATCCGGCACCAAGGGGACGGATTCGGCCTCGGCGACCTCCCGAAACACTGCTTGAAAGCCGTCGGTGTAAGCCGCACCGTAGTTGGGCGGGAGGCGCAAGCCGGTCAACAGGACGCGGCTGCCGGAGGTCCGACTTCGCTCGATCATTTGGATGATGTTGTTGCGGATGACCTCGAACCCCAAGCCGCGCAAGCCGTCATTCGCACCGAGCTCGATCAAAACCAAGGTGGGTGCATGTTCGTCGAGCAGCGTCCCGAGCCGCGTCAGCCCCCCGGCCGTCGTATCGCCCGAGACACTCGCATTGACGACGCGGAAAACCATTCCACGCTCGCGCAGACGCTCTTCGAGGAGCGATACCCAGCCGCTCTCGCGATCCAAACCATAGCTCGCACTCAGGCTGTCGCCGAGGACCAGGATGACCGGTGGAGCGGCCGGCGCGTCGGTCGTGGTTTTTCCGAGCGTCAGGGCAGGCAACAACATACAGGTCAGCAGGAGTAAACGGATCATGTCGGGACAAAGACCTCGGGCCGTGTCGAAAGCGGTCGCAGTGGGGAAGCATGTTACGGGGCCAGCCGGCGGCTTGACCATCTTGGAACGCCTCGACCTTGAGATCCAAGCCGGCGAGGCGGTGGCCATCCTCGGTGCTTCCGGTTCGGGTAAGTCCACATTATTGGGGCTCTTGGCCGGTCTCGACAGTGCGACCTCGGGCGAGGTGTGGCTGTGCGGCCAGCGCGTCGACGATCTCGACGAGGACGGACGCGCGGCCCTGCGCAGCGGGCGCGTTGGCTTCGTCTTCCAGAACTTCCAGCTCCTGCCGACGCTGACAGCCCGCGAGAACGTGCTGCTGCCGCTTGAGCTCACCGGAACGCGCGACGCCGCCCGCCGTGCCGACGAGGCCCTGGATCGGGTCGGTCTGACCCCGCGTGCCCGCCACTATCCGCGACAGCTCTCGGGTGGGGAGCAACAGCGTGTCGCGATTGCTCGGGCCTACGCCCCGCGACCCGAGGTGCTGTTCGCCGACGAGCCGACGGGGAACCTGGACCAGGTCACCGGCGAGCACATCATCGATCTCCTCCTGGACCTGCGCAGCGACGCCGGTGCGGCACTGGTGCTGGTCACCCATGATCCACGACTGGCCGAGCGCTGCGATCGTCGTCTGCATATGAACTCCGGCCACCTGGAGCAAGGCGCGTGAAGACCTGGCGGATTACCCTGCGACTGCTCGGCCAGGATTGGCGTAGCGGCGAGCTCTATCTGCTCGCCTCGGCCCTGATTCTGACCGTCGCCGCCATCACGGCGGTGGGCTTCTTTACCGATCGCGTCGAAAGCGCCATGGCCCGTCAGGGCGGGGAGCTGATCGCGGCGGATCTCGCCTTGGAGTCGGCCACCCCGCTGCCGTCCGAGTACCGGGAGCAGGCGGACCGCATGGGTCTAACGACCGCCCGCATCATCGAGTTTCGCAGTGTGGTGGTTGGTGGGGAGGGGCCGCAGCTCGTCCAGGTGAAGGCCGTCGATGACGCCTACCCCCTGCGCGGGCGGCTGAGCATCCGCGATGCGCTCGATGCGCCTGATCGCGAGGTCGAGACGGGGCCTCCGCCCGGCGAGGTCTGGGTCGAGTCGCGTCTCTTGCCCTTGCTGGGTGCGGGGCTCGGCGACGAGGTCGGTCTCGGTGAGTCGCGTCTGCGCATGGGCGCCATCCTGAGCAACGAGCCGGACCGAGGCGGTGCGCTCTTTGCTCTGGCCCCGCGGGTCATGCTGAGCCAGTCCGATCTCGCGGCGACCGGGCTGATCACCGAGGCGAGCCGGGCCGAGCATCGCCTCTTGATCGCCGGGGAGGCTGCGGCCGTCGAACGGTTCAAAAGGGCTATCGAAGCCGATCTGCCGGCCAATATCGACTTGATCGACGGCAGCACCGCCCGGCCCGAGTTCGAGTCCGCGGTCGATCGCGCCTCGCGTTTCCTGCACTTGGCTACCCTCGTCACCTTGCTAGTTGCCGGGGCCGCGATCGCGCTGGCCAGTCGTCGTTTCGTCGAGCGCCAGACCGACGCCGTCGCCGTGATGCGTTGTCTGGGTGCGCCCAATCACCTGCTGATGCGGGTCTTCACCATGCGCCTGGTCCTCTTCGGGCTCATCGCCAGCTTGATCGGCTGTCTGCTCGGCTGGCTGGGACAGCTCGGGCTCATGAGCCTGTTGTCGGAGTGGTTTGCGGCGGATCTGCCGACCCCCTCGCTCGCACCCGTCGTGGTCGGCGTAGCGACGGGTCTGGTCGCGCTCTTGGGCTTTGCGCTCCCGCCGCTGTTTCAATTGGCGCAGGTCTCGCCCTTGCGTGCGCTGCGGCGCGACCTGGGTGCTCCGCGCGGATCGGCCATCCTCACGGTGGTCGGTGCTGCGTCGGCCTTGGCCCTCTTGATCGTCTGGCAGGCCGATGACTTCCAGCTGGCCTGGAAGCTGATGGCCGGTGTGCTCGGCGCCGTTGCGAGCCTGGTCATCACGGTCCTCGTCCTGGTGCGTCTCGCGGGCGGGCTTGCCGGGCGTGCTCGCGGGGTCTGGCGACTCGGTCTGGCGGCACTGGCGCGACGTCCCTCCGCGGCCGTCCTGCAGATCTCCGGCTTGGGGTTGGGCATCCTGGCCCTGCTGCTGCTGGCCGTGGTGCGTGTGGATCTGCTCGAGACCTGGCAGGAGACCTTGCCCGAAGGTGCGCCGAATCATTTTCTGATCAACATCCAGCCGCAGGATGTCGAGCCATTGGGCCGGTTCCTGCGCGAAGGGGGGCTGGGCGAGTCGGCCATCTACCCGATGATCCGCGGCCGACTGGTGCGGATCAACGACCGCGAAATCGTCCCGTCCGACTACGAGAATCCGCGTGCCGAGCAGCTCGCCTCGCGCGAGTTCAACCTGAGCCAGGGCGCGGACCTGCAATCCGACAACCGCATCGTCGCCGGTACATGGTGGCCCGATGCGGATGCCTCCCCGCAGTTCTCGGTGGAAGAGGGCATCGCCGAGACGCTCGGTATCGCCTTAGGCGACGAGATCACCTTCTTGGTCTCCGGGCGCGAGATGAGTGCCCCTGTGACCAGTTTGCGCGAGGTCCAGTGGGACAGCTTCAACGTCAACTTCTTCGTGATCTCCTCCCCGGCGCTCCTGGGCTCGGAACCCGCGACCTTCATCACCAGCTTCTACCTCCCCGACGATCGTGAGACGCTTGTTCCGGAGCTGGTCAAACGCTTCCCGAGCGTGACCCTGCTCGACGTTGACGCCTTACTGACGCAGGTCCGTCAGGTGGTCGACCGCGGCGTCATGGCGGTGGAATACGTCTTTCTCTTCACGCTCGCGGCCGGGATCCTGGTCATGTACGCCGGCATCCAGGCCAGCCTGGAAGAGCGCCGACTTGAGCACGGTATCCTGCGCACCCTGGGCACGGGTCGCCGCGCTTTGCTGACCAGTCTGGCCGTGGAGTTCACCGCAGCCGGCATCCTCGCGGGCGCGCTCGCCTCCGTCTTCGCCGAGCTGACCGGCTGGCTGCTGGCCGAACAGCTCTTCGGTCTGACCTTCAGCTTCAACCCCACACTCTGGCTGGTCGGCGTCTTCGGCTCCGGCGCCTTGATCGGAATCGCCGGAACCTTGGCAACCTATCCGTTGCTGATTCGCCCGCCGTTGCAGACTCTGCGGCAGGCGGGATAGCGGATTGTCCGATTCTCAGCGCGTTTCTTCTGTGTTGTCTTCTCTAAACGCAGAAGCGCCGAGGTAGCTGAAGAAGATCTCATCCCGTTGCCGGAATCTTTTGCGGAGACCCTGACCGGGGGCTTCTCGCGGATCGTCTCCTGAGAACTGCATCGGTTATTCTTTAACTGTAAGGTTGTTTTGAGATCGGCGAGGGTAGCCCGACACCGTACGGAGGGGCCCGCATGAGGATCGATTGGACACCCGCGGAGGCGTTGGCGTTCGCCTGCCCGGTCTGCCGTTCGGACGGCGTCAAGCGGTCCGTGTTGGCGGTCGAGTCGCCGTTCAACACCCAGGACCCTTTGCGGCTGCACGCCTGCGATGTGTGCGGAACCCTCAGCTTTCCGGGGCTGACGCCCCCTGCCTACGAAGATGACGGAGCGGCTGCGGATGCCGGTGCCGACACGTCCCTTTCGCGGGCCGCGATCAAGT
This region includes:
- a CDS encoding HAD family hydrolase, which produces MPAYAIRLITLDLDDTVWPCVPVIQAAEEVFHDWLRRHAPRLAEAHDLASMRRHRRELMDAMPEIAHDLGQIRRRSLAMLLESFDYAVGLAEEAMALFDEHRNRVEPFDDVSPVLRTLSERYRLVSLTNGTANPEATPLRGLFEHSITAADAGASKPHPALFMRALEHAGCAPSECLHIGDDPLMDVEGARAVGITAVWVNRYGRTWPDDLAPPTLTVTTLHQLLDWLDAEPRPDPR
- the tgt gene encoding tRNA guanosine(34) transglycosylase Tgt — translated: MDFDLLANDGLARRGRLRFARGTVETPAFMPVGTYGTVKAMTPEELTDLGAEIVLGNTFHLMLRPGTEIIRRCGDLHGFMHWERPILTDSGGFQVFSLGALRKITEEGVRFRSPVDGSPVFLSPEISMQVQRALGSDIVMIFDECTPYPADEAHARASMALSLRWAARSREAHGDNPSALFGIVQGGMHEGPRGESLDGLMTIGFDGYAVGGLSVGETEAERLRILDFLSDKLPQDRPRYLMGVGTPEDIVAAVGRGIDMFDCVLPTRNARNGDLFTHQGKVRIRNAANRTDEGPLDPLCDCYCCRHYSRAYLHHLDKCKEILGARLQTIHNLHYYQTLMRGLREAIAAGRYTDFVREFEALRATPDPA
- the yajC gene encoding preprotein translocase subunit YajC; this translates as MSFLISDAVAQGEAAAGAGDPFLALLPLVLFAVVFYFLLIRPQSKRQKEHRKMVESLAKGDEVVTIGGIAGRIAEIGDNFALLDIADGVAVKIRRSSVESVMPKGTLKDL
- the secD gene encoding protein translocase subunit SecD, producing MNQYPLWKNLLILGIILGALLLAVPNLFSQDPSIEITAARGSEVTEASLAEVRAALETADVPVKDIEMREGGKLLVRFASSGAQLAGQDAIERTLSERYRTALTLSADLPGWVRFLGLNPMSMGLDLRGGIHVVIDVDMEAALDQALERYVGDIRTELRDRKIRYLTVAREGSRILIKFNDAAMRDDAQRALNNEFRDLDIQPLDEGGDFVIAASLPPAQQEEVRSFALQQNITTLRNRVNALGVAEPSIARQGDRRIVVQLPGAQDPGRLKELLGATATLEYRLVDTEHSVADALDGRVPVGSRLYRERDGTPILLNRRVIVTGDQITDASAGFDSQSGSPAVFVNLDGQGARRMRDVTTENVGKPMAVVFIENVTTTEVVDGEAVKRTRKVEEVISVATIREPFGRRFQTTGLDSSNEAHNLALLLRSGALAAPIQIVEERTIGPSLGQDNIDQGFLSVMIGLGLVLVFMALYYRVFGLVANVVLVVNLVMIVAILSMLQATLTLPGIAGIVLTVGMAVDANVLIYERIREEIRNGSTPQASIHAGFDKALSTIVDANVTTLIAAVVLFSFGTGPIKGFAVTLFIGILTSMFTAIFGSRAIINLIYGGRRVKKLAI
- the secF gene encoding protein translocase subunit SecF, which encodes MRDLSVINELNIDFMGIRRPAVILSGVVLLLCILAMVIRGFNLGLDFTGGTVLEVGYQNPAELSDVRAALEAKGFTGATVQHFGTRSDVLIRLAPEAGEEASAELSDSVFQALSEAVGGQVELRRVEFVGPQVGEELREQGGLAVLFALIGILVYVALRFEWRFAVGAVVAIVHDVIFTVGMFALFQIPFDLTVLAAVLAVIGYSLNDTIVIFDRIRENFRRIRKGTVIDITNVSINQTLSRTVVTSGTTLLVLIALYIFGGEALNGFSLALIIGVVVGTYSTIFVATAAVIFLGVSRADLLPVPKEGADAGSSLP
- a CDS encoding P-II family nitrogen regulator, with product MHRLVPEKLVTVITTDVLEHRLVAAVSRRGASGYTLLRARGAGSDGLQSGNLEVDTNLLLKVILPPDRMSDLLDDLDALIGQGYHLTVFVSDVAVLNHEKFERPLEP
- a CDS encoding sodium-dependent bicarbonate transport family permease, with the protein product MMSAFSNLLIPAVLFFALGFIARLIKSDLRFPPDLAKILSIYLLVSIGLHGGVELARADLGEALAAVVWALLLGLLLPIIGFGLLLATRRVGPLDAAAIAAHYGSVSAGTFLTAIAFLGSQGIDYERYPLIMLAIMESPAIVVGLLLASWSRGRAAKTDPNRSAAPAERGEGHLAEILRDAFTNGSVVLLIGSMLIGAIANPKAMESLHPFTTDIFMGMLCLFLLEMGLEAGRRFADFRRVGWALVAFGLVMPLIGGVIGVLVGHLMLGFGVGGTTLVGVLGASASYIAVPPAMRLAIPEANPSFYLTLSLGVTFPFNVVFGIPIYHQLALLLAGGA